The genomic segment ACCTCGGCCACCCATTCGCGCAGCTGGTTTTTCTCGGCCGGGTCGCGCAGCACGGCTTCGCACAGGGCGCGCAGGCGCTTGTCACCCAGCACCGGGTGCGGCATGGGCACGCCAAGTGCCTGGGTGTCGGCGTGTTGAATCTCGTCCAGCGCCAGGGCCATCACAGCGTTTTCGCGCGGGCCGGGTTCGCTGCCCTGCAGCGCGCCTATCAGCTCGCGCAGCAGCGGGCTGACCACCAGTACCCGGCAGTCCGCCCAGCTGGCGGGCAGGGCGGCGGGGGCGATGTCTACGGTGCGCAGTTTGGCGCTCTCCAGCACCACCACGGTGTGCTGCACTTGGGGCGGAATCCACACCGCGCGGCTGGGCGGCACGATGAAGGTGGTTTCGCACGCGCCTTGGGTCACGGTGACCTGCATCAGGCCACTGGCGCAGTAGGTGAACTGCGACCACGCGTGTTGATGCGGCTCGATGTGCGCGTTCATGGCCAGCGCACGGCCGCGGCTGCGCACCGGGCGCTGGGCGGTGGGCGGGCGGTGGGGCGAGGTGTCGCTCTGCACCGGGTGCAGGCGGGCGGGTTTGGTGGCGCGGGTCATGGGTGTTTGGGGCGGACTTGTCCAGTGGGGAAGGTTTGGCGGGTTTTCGATGATTATTGTCTTTTTGTCGCATTTCAGAAAACCTGCCCAGTCGTAGGATGAGTGCATGACTACTGCCACCATGCCTGCCGCCGCCGTTGCGGCCCCTTTCAAACAAGACGCCACCGTGATCGGCCTGATCGGCCTGGCCCACGGCAGCTCGCACTTCGGGCACTTGATACTGCCGCTGCTGTTCCCGGTGTTTATGCAGGAGTTCGGCCTCAATTACTCGCAGCTGGGTTTGCTGATGACGGCGTTTTTTGTGGTGTCTGGCGTGGGGCAGGCGTGCGCCGGGTTCGTGGTGGACCGTTTCGGGGCACGGCCGCTGCTGTTCATGGCGCTGAGCCTGTTTGTGGTGGCCTGTGTGCTGGCCTCGTTTGCGAGCAGCTATGCCGGCCTGATGCTGGTGGCAGTGTTGGCGGGCTTGGGCAATGCCACGTTCCATCCGGTGGACTTCACCATTCTGAACCAGCGGGTGTCTGCACCGCGGCTGGGCTACGCCTTCAGCGCCCACGGGCTGAGTGGCAATTTGGGCTGGGCACTGGCGCCAGTGTTTTTTGCCAGCCTGGGTGCTGTCATCGGCTGGCGCCAAACGTATCTGGCCGCGGCTTTGCTGTTTGTGGTGGTGATTGGCGTGCTCGCGAGCCAGCGGCAGCACCTGCACACCACAGTGGCCCGAAAAGTCGCCCCCGTGGCCGGTGGCCCCAAGGCAGAGCACGACATGGCGTTCATGAAACTGCCGGTGGTGTGGTGGTGTTTTGGCTTCTTTTTGCTCTCGACCATGACGCTGGCCGTTGTGCAGAGTTATGCGGTCTCCATCCTGAAGGCGATGCACGGGGTCAGCTTTGAGGCGGCTACTTACACCATCTCGTCGTACATGCTGTTTGGAGCGGTGGGCATGTTTATCGGCGGTTTTGTTGCGGCCAAGTCCAAGCACTCAGACCGCGTGGTCGCCATGGCCATGGCAGCGGGTGCGGTTTTGCTTGCGCTGTGCGGCACCGGTTGGCTGGGCGCCACCGGCACCATGGTGGTGTTGGCGATCACGGGTTTTGCAGTGGGTATCGGCGGCCCCTCGCGCGACATGATGATCAAAAAAGCCACCCCCAAGGGGGCAACCGGCCGGGTGTATGGCTTGGTGTACTCGGGCCTCGACACGGGTTTTGCCATCTCGCCTTTGGTGTTCGGGGCGTTCATGGACCGGGGCTGGTATGGCGCTACCTTGCTCGGTGCGGCGCTGGTGCTACTGCTGAGCGTGGGTGCTGCGCTGGGGGTGGGCCGCCGCACTTCCGTGCCATAGCAGACAGACCGCAGCGCCCCTGCTGCCTAAGCTTCATGCATCGGATCTCTCGCCCCTGACAACGCAGGTGCAAGAGGGAAGAAGCGTGACGCAGTGCCTTCTCTGGAGTTGCGTCCCGATTTTTGTGACGCCAACCAGGAAGCACTATGCAACTCCAAAAATCCAAGGCCTTTGCGGCCATTTATGCAGTCACCCTGGCCAGCCTGGCCGGCTGTGCAGGCATGTCATCGCAAGAAAAAGGCACCGCCATCGGTGCTGGTGTAGGCGCCGTGGGCGGTGCGGTCCTGGGGGGCGGCACTTTGGGCACCCTGGGCGGCGCAGCCGTCGGCGGCGTGATCGGCCACGAGGTCACCAAACCGTGAGACGGCATCTGCCGCCTCTCTTCATCGATACCACTGAGAAGGACATTCCCATGAGCTATTCCAATCCGCTTTCCAACGCCAACGGCCCCCTCGAGTCAGATGTCATGCCCGTGCTCAACCACGCCGCCCAGCAAGCCGATGGCTTGTTGCAACGCGGCGCCGATGCCTTGCGCGAAAACCGTACCTTTCTTCAAGAAGGTGCAGAGCGCACGCAAGCGCAAGTTAACACCTATGTGCGTGAAGAGCCGCTCAAGTCGCTGCTGATGGCAGCCGCAGCCGGCGCCGTGCTCATGGGCGTGGTGGGCCTGATGTTGCGTGGTCGTTCACACCACAGCCATTGAACTATGGCCGCACAAACTACCCGTGCGGCTGGTGCAGTCTGGGCGCTGTTACAACAGCGTCCGGATTTGTTGCTGGAACATGCCCAAGCCTATGCCGACCTGTTGCGCGATGAAAGCACCACATGGGCGGCTTTTTGGCTTGTCAAAGGCTTGTGGTTGGTTGGCGCAGTGTTGCTGGCGTTTGTAGGTCTCACCCTCGCAGGGGTGGCGGTGATGTTGGCCAGCGTGTTGCCTGTGGGGTGGGCAGTGTTGATAGTGGTGCCCTCCGTCGCATTGTTGGGTGCGCTGTTGTGCGGATGGGCTGTGGTGCGGGGGCCTGCTGCTCCGGGCCTCGATGAAATGCGGGTGCAATGGGAGGCTGACCGCAACATGTTGTCGCCGGGCGGGTTATGACGATCGCCAGCACCGCAGTTGCCACACCCGCGCAGCGCCTGGAGGCGAGCCGCCTCATCATGCAACAGGTGTTAAGAGCGGATACTTGGCCCGAGCTGGTCATGGCGCGCCAGGCTGCCAGGGAACTGGCGCAACATTACCCTTTGGCAATGGTACTGATGGTGGTCGCCGGGGTCGTGGTGGTGGCGTCGGTCAAGCCATGGCGCTGGTTCCAGCCGAGCACGGCTGTGAAGGTGGCGGTCGCGCAATCGGTGTGTCGCATGGTGGGTGGTGCCGTGTTGGCGGCCATGCAGCCGCGCAACCCCCGGCAGCCGGGGCGCACGCCTCAGGCTGGAGCCTCAAAGAAGGCATAACCCGTTTGTTCCCGCTTGGCGCGGTACATGGCGGCATCCGCGCGGGCCAGCAGCTCGCTGCCAGTGATGTCGCACGGTGGGCAAATCGCAATCCCAATACTCGGCCGCACCGTCAGTTCACAGGCCTGTAACTGGCAGGGTGCCGCAACCGAGTCAAACAATTTGGCGGCCAACTGCATCAGTTGCCGGACCTGGTTTGAGCCGCGCAACAAACAGGCAAACTCGTCTCCGCCCAAGCGGCACACCATGTCTTCTTTGCGCACCGACTGGTTGAGGCGCGCCGCCACAATTTGCAGCAGGTTGTCGCCCATCGCATGGCCATGGGTGTCGTTGATGTGCTTGAAATCGTCGAGATCCAGAAAGAACAAGGCCAGGCCGCGCTGGTGGGCCAATTGCTCGTTGAGCGACTCTTGCAGGCACGCCTCAAAGTACGCCCGGTTCGGTAGCCGGGTCAGGCCATCGTGCCGCGCAAGGTGACGCGCGCTGCGCTCGCCCGCACGGGTGCCTGCAAGGTCACGCTGGGTTCTGACCAGGGCATTGCGCAGCTGGGTGACTTGCTCACGCAGTTGCGCGTTGGAGAGCAGCGCACCCTCAAGGGCAGAAGGCTCTGCATGGTGGCCGTTGCTGAATGCGCCGTCCGGCACATGCAACTTGAAGTTGGCCGGGTTGGGGCGGGCGCTCATACCGTGGATTCCGTGTCTAACAGCGAGAGCTGGGTGGGCCCTTGGGCTGCTGCCTGATTTGCATCTTCCGCAGGTGCGCGGTGGCTGAGGTGCAGGGTCAGTGTGGCTTTGCGGGCGGGGCGCGCGCTGGTGCTTGCAGTGCCTTCAGGAAAGACGCTCGTTTGGCGGTCCGGGTCGGTGTCAAACACCGGTTGACGGTGCCGTTTGCTGGTAGTGATGCAAGTCATGGCGCACTCCTTGTGGTGGGGATGTAAGGGGTTGTAAACCCTGGTGCCTGCAGGGTCTGTGCGCGACCGAACAAGCACCTGCGCCCACCGTACAGACCCGGTGTCGAGCGGGGGTTAGCCTGCAGTTTTTGAAGCAAGGTCCCCCGATGCAACGCAACCGCCTACTCGCCAGTTTGTCGCAAATAGACCAGCGAAAAATCAGGGTGGCGGGTACCTGCGTGCCGCTCGCATTCAAGGACGTGCTGTGGACGCCCGGCGGGCACCAGGCCCATGTGTACTTTCCCCTAGAGGGCTATGTGTCGCTGCTGGCCGATGCGGGTGATGCGCATGTGGTGGAGGTCGGCATGGTCGGGCCCGAGGGCATGTTGGGCCTTGGGGTTGCCCAAGGCGTGCCTGTGGCGGTGGTGAAGGCGCTGGTGCAAGAGGGCGGGTGGGCCTGGCGTGTGGATGGCCGGGCATTCAGGGCGGTACTGGCGGACTCCGTCGGCCTGCGCAAGGTGTTGTTCTCTTACGCCTATGTGGTGCAGGCCCAGCTGTCGCAGGCGAGTGCGTGCATCCGCTTCCATGAGGTGTTGCCCCGGCTCGCCCGGTGGCTGCTGATGTGCCAGGACCGCTCACCGGCGAACACCTTCCCGATGACCCAGGAGTTTTTATCCACGATGCTCGGGGTGCGCCGGGTTAGTGTCACCAACGCGGCCAGCGAGCTGCAGGCACAAGGGCTGATCCACTACCACCGCGGCATATTGACGGTAGTGGATCGCCGCGGCCTCAAAGCCGTCTCGTGCCTGTGTTACGCCCGAGACTCTTCGATTTACGAGGCCATCTTTCACCGGCCGGTGCAGGGGGACCTTTAAACCGCCACGGTCGCCGGCAAGAGCCGGTCGTATTCCTTTTTGACCACCTCGTAGCATTCGCAGGTCCGCTTTTCTAGGCCGGGGCGGTCCTGCACGCTGATGTGCCCGCGGGCATAGCTGATAAGGCCGGCGCGCTGCAGCTTGAGCGCGGCCTCGGTGACCCCCTCTCGCCGCACGCCGAGCATGTTGGCGATGAGCTCCTGGGTCATGATCAGCTCGTTGCCGCGCAAGCGGTCCAGGCTCAAGAGCAGCCAGCGGCAGAGTTGCTGGTCGAGAGAGTGGTGCCGGTTACAGACCGCTGTTTGGGCCATTTGGGTGATGAGCGCCTGGGTGTAGCGCAGCATCAGGTGCATCACAGGGCCAGAGCGGTTGAACTCTTCTTTCATCATCTGCGAGCTCAGCCGGAAGCCTTGCCCGGCGCTTTGCACCACGGCCCGGCTGGGGGTCGAGCCACCGCCCATGAAAAGCGAGACACCCACCACTCCCTCGAGTCCCACAACAGCGATCTCAGCCGAGGCACCGTTTTCGAGCACATACAACAGCGAGACGATGGCGCTGGTCGGAAAGTACACATGGCGCTGGACGGCGCCCGACTCATAAAGAACCTTGCCCAAGGGAAGCTCCACAAGCTCCAGGTGGGGCTGCCATCGGACCCATTCGGCATCCGGTAAAGAGGCAATCAACTGGTTGCGGCGCGAGTCGGTGTTGGCGGGCATAAATACCTCTGTTGTGTTTTCCCTGTCGGCCAGACTCACCAGATCGATGGCCCGTGCTGCAGATCAGTGTATGCCTCTGTGTTCATTGGTCTGTGCGATAGCGCACCTTTGCGGAGGCCGGGCGATGGCAAACCGTTCGCTTCCGAACAGACCTTGCGGGCTGCCAAGCGCAGCATGGGCTCCCTGTGCACGGGGCGAGCAAGCGCTCTCAGATTGCCCCGCTGCTGCTGTTGGCATCGCCCATCCCAAGGAGTACCCGTATGACCCATTCGACTGATTTACCGTGTCCCATTTCGCAGTGTTTGGCGCGCTGGAGCACTGCTGCCTACCCGGATGCGGCAGAAACCTCGTCTTTTGACCTTTGGAGCCTGTCCTCCCATGTGCAACATTGCAGTGGCCGGGTGAGCCATACCGAACGCTTGCACCGCGCTGCGGGCTGGGCTGGTGGCATGGTGCGCGTGCGCCTGATGACATTTGTGGTGGTCGCGGTGTTGGTGCTCGGGGCGGGTTTCGCCCTGGCGGCGTAGGGCATGCCGCCGGCCCGTTGGAACGAGATACTGGATCAGGTACCGGATGGCCTGTGGTCTGCGCTCGGCTTGGACGCCGGCCCGCTGGACGCGCCGATCCGGTCCGAGGTGTTCGGGATGGAGCGCTTTGAGCGGCACGGCATCAGCCTCGGGCTGACCCACAAGGTCGTCAGGGAGCGCAGCCACCGGGAGAGTTTTACCCCCCGCTTGCAAGACAACATCCAACGCTTGCGCAGCGTGAATGCGTATATCGGAAGCCAAGCGCGCACCGGGTATGACATCAGCCCGGCTGCCGAATGGCTGTTGGAGAACTTCCATTTGCTGGAGGCGCAGTTCAAAGAAGTCGATGAGGGCCTGCCGTCCAACTATTTCAAGGGCCTGCCGGTACTGGTGCAGCCACCTCTGGCGGGCTTGCCGCGGGTCTACGGCGTGGCCTGGGCGTTTGTGGCGCACACCGATGGCGCGTTCGATGAGTCTTTGCTGGTGCATTTTCTCAACGCCTATCAGCAGAGCTGCGAGCTGCGCTTGAGCGAGCTGTGGGCATTGCCCACCACCTTGCGCGTGGTGCTGATGGAGAACCTGCGGCGCTTGGCAGATCGGGTGGCGGCCAACAAGGCCGCACGCGAGTTGGCCAACCGCTGCTGTGATGACCTGGAGCACTACAGCATCAGCCTCTTGGGGGAGTTGGCAGCCCGCATGCGGCTACGGGGTGTGGAGGGCGTGTTCTTGGCGCAAATGAGCCGGCGCCTGCAAACCACTCTGCCGGACAGCCGGGTGATGGTCAAAACCTGGCTGCAAACCATGTTGCCCCTCTTGCCCGCGGTGCTGCTGCAGCAGCGCGCAGAGCAAGCTGCCGACAACCTGAGTGTGAGCAACTCGGTGACCTCGCTGCGCACGATCGGGGATGCCGATTGGCCGGAAGTGGTGATGCGCACCAATGTGTGTACCCGCCTGCTGCTGGGCAATGCGGTGTTCCAGGCAGAGCACTCCATGACCCGTGAGACCACATTGCACGGCATTGAGCAGCTGGCCAAGCGCAGCGGCAAGCCCGAGGCCCATGTGACCGAGACCCTGCTCGACCTGATGGAAAAAGCGCCAGTCAGCGAGATGGAGGCCCAGGTCCCTGCGTATTGGCTGGGCGGGGCGGGCGGCGGTGCCTTGCGGGTGGCACTGGGCTTGCCCGCGCACTTGCGGTTTGACGGGGCCCGTGTGCGCCGCGTATGGGCCTTGCCCCTTTATCTGGGCGCCATTGGCTTGGCCACTGCGGCGCTGATGGCGTGGCTGGTGCTCTGGCACGGCGCCCCACGCGCGCTCGACTCTGCCTGGCTCCGTGTGGCGCTGTGGTTGTTGGTGATGGTGCCGGCCTCCGAGGCGATGGTGGCCTTGGTCAACCGCTTGGCCAGCGAGTCCTTGGAGCCACGGCGCCTGCCACGACTGGCATTCAAAGAGGGGCTGCCCGCTGAGCACCGGGTGGCGGTGGTGATCCCGTGCATGTTGGTGGATGCGCCGGGCATTGAGGCCTTGGCCCGCAGGCTCCATTTGCACTACCTGGCCAATCCGGAGCCTCTGGCCCAGTTTGTGTTGTTGACCGACCATCTGGACGCTGCCACCCCGACCACGCCCACCGACCCGGTGTTGCTGGCCCATGCGGTGCGCGGCCTCGAGGCCTTGAACCAGCGTTACCCTGTGCCAGCAGCAGCAGACGCTGCACCGGGGCAAGCTCTAGCGGCCCCGCGCTTTGCGCTGCTGCACCGGGAGCGGCGTTTCAGCCGGTCTGAAAACGCCTGGATCGGTTGGGAGCGCAAGCGCGGCAAGCTGGAGGCCCTGGTCGCCAGACTGACAGGAACCGGCCAAGGTGATTTTGTCGACTTAGGCACCCTGAGCCACGTCGTGCCCGGTACACCCTACGTGGTCACGCTGGATGCGGACACCCAGTTGCCGCCCGGACGACTCCGCTCGCTGGTGGGTATTGCGGCCCACCCCAGCAATCAGCCGGTCTTTGACCCGGCGACCCGCACCATCGTGAAGGGGTACGGCGTGTTGCAGCCTAGGGTCTCGGCACCTTTGCCGGGGGAACATGCGCGCACCTTCTATCACTGGCTGTTTGCCGGACAGTTCGGCATTGACACTTACAGCGCCACCAGTTCTGAGGTGTACCAGGACGTATTCGGGCAGGGCACTTTTACCGGCAAGGGCTTGTTCAATGTGGCGGCGGTGCACCAGGTGTTGAGCGGGCGCTTTCCCGATGGGCAGGTGTTGAGCCATGACTTGCTGGAGGGCGCATTGGTGCGCTGCGCCACGGTTACCGATGTAACGGTGCTGGAAGACGGCCCGCACCACCCCGAAACGGCCAACGCCCGCATCCACCGCTGGACGCGGGGCGACTGGCAGTTGATTCCGTTCATGCTGCGTTATCGCCAGTACGGCATTTCATTCCTGAACTTGTGGAAGATGCTGGACAACCTGCGGCGCTCGCTGGTGGCACCGGCTTGTCTGGCACTCTTGTTGATGTCGGTCAGCGGCATCGGACTGGAGCCGGTGTTTGCCTTGCTACTTGTCTTGCTGGCCTATACCGCGGGTCCGTTCATCGGGGCGCTGGCGGGGCTGGTGCCGGGGCGACCCAATTTAGAGCTGCGCTACTTTTATGCCTGTGCCGGCGTCGACTTTGCGCGGGTGCTGGCGTTAGGAGTGTGGCAATGCATGCAGTTGCTGCGCCAGAGTATGTTGGCGGTGGACGCCGTCTGGCGCTCGCTGTACCGCCTTGCCATCAGCAGGAGTGGTTTGCTGGAGTGGACCACGGCCGCCAGCGTGCAAGCCGGCAGCAGCACACGCCTGGCTGCCATGCTGCGAACCCATGCTGGTTTGGTGGTGTTGACACTGGCGGGTGCAGCGGCTTTGGCCCCATGGATCACGCTGCCAGCTTGGGCTACAGCGTGGGCGGTCTTGTGGTTTTTGTCACCGCTGGCCTTGTGGCTGGCCTGCCAGAGCCAGTGGAGCCGCCGCATCGACATGCCGGACGCCGCCGGAGTGGCCTACCTACAAGGTGTGGCGCAAGACACCTGGCGCTTTTTTGAGCGCTGTGTGACGGCGCAAGACCACTGTTTGCCGCCCGACAACTTGCAGGTCTTGCCTTTTGAAATGCTGGCCCACCGCACCTCGCCGACCAATATCGGCCTGTATCTGTTGAGCTGCGCCTGCGCAGCACAGGCGGGCTGGATCAGCATGGCAGATCTGGCTACCCGCTTGAAAGCAACGCTGGACACGCTGGACAAGTTACCCCGGCACGAGGGGCATTTTCTGAACTGGTACGACACCCAGACCTTGGCAGTGCTGCTGCCCGCCTATGTGTCTACCGTAGACAGCGGCAACTTGAGCGGCCACTTGCTCACCACCGCACAAGCCTGTCTTGATTTTTGTACTGAGGGGCGCGACGGTGTGTCGGTGGCGTGTGATGCACAAAGCGCCGAGCTCCAAGTGTTGGCCCGGCGCATGCAGGCCCTGGCGCTGGCACCGGACTACCGGTTTTTGTATAGCACCCGCAGGCGCCTGTTTCATATCGGCTACCGGGTGCGTGAGCAAGAGCTGGACAACTCCTTTTATGACCTGTTGGCCTCCGAATCCCGGCTGACCAGCTTGCTGGCGATTGCCAAGGGCGATGTAGACGCCGCGCATTGGGGCGCCTTGGGGCGGATTGTTTGCCTTTATGGCGTGCAGCCGGGGCTTAAATCGTGGTCCGGCTCGATGTTTGAGTACCTGATGCCGTCCCTGATGCTCGACGAGCCCCGGGGCAGCTTGTTGCAAAGTGCTTGTGAACACGCGGTAGGGGCACAGCGGGCGTTTGGCGAACAGCAAGGCGTGCCCTGGGGCGTGTCGGAGTCCGCCTATGCCGGGCGAGATAGCTCCATGGCCTACCAATATGCGCCGCAAGGGGTGCCGTCGCTGGCCCTGCGCAGAACGCCACTGGATGAACTGGTCGTTGCGCCCTATGCCACCTTGATGGCCTTGATGGTGAGCCCGCATGCGGCCATCGCGAACCTGCAGCGCCTTGAAGGCCTGGGGATGCGGCGTGAGTGGGGCTTTATGGAGGCCTTGGACTACACGCCGGTGCGGCAAACCGGGGTGGAGCTTTTCACGCCGGTAGGTACTTTCATGGCTCACCACCAGGGGATGGCGCTGGCCTCATTGACCAACCTGTTGCACCGCGACATTGTCAAACGGTGGGGGATGGCCGATCCGCACATGGAGGCGGTCAGCAGCTTGCTGCATGAGCGGGTGCCCAAGGAGATACGCAAACCCACCGGACTGCCGCAGCCGGTGGTGGAGCAGCGCTTGCAAACACGCCCACCGGGCCTGGTGCGGCAGCTGGTGCCGGGGCAGCACGCGGTGGAGCCGAGTCAACTGTTATCCAACGGCCGCTACGGCACGGTGGTGCGCGCCAACGGGGCGGGCGCCAGCCATTGGGGCACGACCGCGATCAGCCGCTTTCGCGATGACGCACTGCGCGACGCCTTTGGTCACTTTGTGTTTTGCCGCGAATTGGGGAGTGCGGGCTTGCCCCGGTTTTCCATCACCCGCAGCCCGGCGCCGGACCCTGCGGCCGACTACCGCTGCAGCTTTCAGCCGGACCGGGCGATTTTTCATTGCAACACCCCGCGCTGGGAAAGCCGGATAACGGTCTGGGTGAGCCCGGAAGACGATATCGAGTTCCGGCAAGTGGAGCTGCACAACACCGGGGATGAGGTCCTGGAGCTGGAGCTGAGCTGCTGCTGGGAAGTGGCGCTCAATGCCCAAGGTGCCGATGAGGCGCACCCGGCGTTTTCCAAGTTGTTTGTGCACAGCGAATGGCTCGAGGCGCAACGTGCGCTTTTGTTTCAGCGCAATCCACGGGTGCCCACCGAGCCCGCGGTGTGTGCGGTGCATTTTTTGGCGCACACCGATGCCACCGTGCTCTCGGTGCAGGCCTGTGCGGACCGGCAAGTTTGGTTGGGGCGCAACTGCAAACCGGGTCGGGACAGCGGCTGGTCGCAGGGCATGCGCCATGGGGAGGCGTATTTCCAGGGCGCAGGGCCGGGGAGCAGCGGTTTGGACCCGGTGGCAGCGCTGTCGGTGCGGATCCGGCTGGCGCCTTTTGCCAAAGCACAGTTGACCTTTGCAAGCGCGGCGGCGGCAGGCACGGCACTCTTGCACGCCCTGATCGACAAGTACCAGCAAAGCAGCCATGTGCTGCGCGCATCGTCGATGTCGTCCACCTTGGCCGGTATCCGTTTGCGGTCGCTACAAATTAGCCCGGATACCTTGACTGCGATGCAGAGCATCACTACCGCGTTGCTATTTGTGC from the Rhodoferax potami genome contains:
- a CDS encoding AraC family transcriptional regulator, with product MTRATKPARLHPVQSDTSPHRPPTAQRPVRSRGRALAMNAHIEPHQHAWSQFTYCASGLMQVTVTQGACETTFIVPPSRAVWIPPQVQHTVVVLESAKLRTVDIAPAALPASWADCRVLVVSPLLRELIGALQGSEPGPRENAVMALALDEIQHADTQALGVPMPHPVLGDKRLRALCEAVLRDPAEKNQLREWVAEVGASERTVARLFRDELGTSYQQWRTQAVLAHALPQLARGVPIAQVAAASGYASDSAFSAMFKQAMGKAPSYFQSKTLSK
- a CDS encoding MFS transporter, encoding MTTATMPAAAVAAPFKQDATVIGLIGLAHGSSHFGHLILPLLFPVFMQEFGLNYSQLGLLMTAFFVVSGVGQACAGFVVDRFGARPLLFMALSLFVVACVLASFASSYAGLMLVAVLAGLGNATFHPVDFTILNQRVSAPRLGYAFSAHGLSGNLGWALAPVFFASLGAVIGWRQTYLAAALLFVVVIGVLASQRQHLHTTVARKVAPVAGGPKAEHDMAFMKLPVVWWCFGFFLLSTMTLAVVQSYAVSILKAMHGVSFEAATYTISSYMLFGAVGMFIGGFVAAKSKHSDRVVAMAMAAGAVLLALCGTGWLGATGTMVVLAITGFAVGIGGPSRDMMIKKATPKGATGRVYGLVYSGLDTGFAISPLVFGAFMDRGWYGATLLGAALVLLLSVGAALGVGRRTSVP
- a CDS encoding glycine zipper 2TM domain-containing protein produces the protein MQLQKSKAFAAIYAVTLASLAGCAGMSSQEKGTAIGAGVGAVGGAVLGGGTLGTLGGAAVGGVIGHEVTKP
- a CDS encoding GGDEF domain-containing protein translates to MSARPNPANFKLHVPDGAFSNGHHAEPSALEGALLSNAQLREQVTQLRNALVRTQRDLAGTRAGERSARHLARHDGLTRLPNRAYFEACLQESLNEQLAHQRGLALFFLDLDDFKHINDTHGHAMGDNLLQIVAARLNQSVRKEDMVCRLGGDEFACLLRGSNQVRQLMQLAAKLFDSVAAPCQLQACELTVRPSIGIAICPPCDITGSELLARADAAMYRAKREQTGYAFFEAPA
- a CDS encoding Crp/Fnr family transcriptional regulator, with protein sequence MQRNRLLASLSQIDQRKIRVAGTCVPLAFKDVLWTPGGHQAHVYFPLEGYVSLLADAGDAHVVEVGMVGPEGMLGLGVAQGVPVAVVKALVQEGGWAWRVDGRAFRAVLADSVGLRKVLFSYAYVVQAQLSQASACIRFHEVLPRLARWLLMCQDRSPANTFPMTQEFLSTMLGVRRVSVTNAASELQAQGLIHYHRGILTVVDRRGLKAVSCLCYARDSSIYEAIFHRPVQGDL
- a CDS encoding Crp/Fnr family transcriptional regulator produces the protein MPANTDSRRNQLIASLPDAEWVRWQPHLELVELPLGKVLYESGAVQRHVYFPTSAIVSLLYVLENGASAEIAVVGLEGVVGVSLFMGGGSTPSRAVVQSAGQGFRLSSQMMKEEFNRSGPVMHLMLRYTQALITQMAQTAVCNRHHSLDQQLCRWLLLSLDRLRGNELIMTQELIANMLGVRREGVTEAALKLQRAGLISYARGHISVQDRPGLEKRTCECYEVVKKEYDRLLPATVAV